A genome region from Geobacter pickeringii includes the following:
- a CDS encoding aspartate:alanine exchanger family transporter, which yields MLKLLIDNPLLLLFLVAAVGYPLGRIRIRGSSLGVASVLFVGLAIGSIHPELKLPEIVYVLGLALFVYTIGLSSGPAFVASLRQDGVRNNLFVLGGIVIAALLTVGAQRLLGLSGSVTAGLFAGSLTNTPALAGALETIKHLASPGLVDQLLAEPVVGYSIAYPMGVMGVVLAISLVQKLWRIDYAAEGKRLKIAGAATEALRSATIRVAWPGAERQTIAALSRQEKWDVIFGRIKRGEAYLLAGPQVRLQPGDLVIAIGTASELDRVAAVLGEVSEEEIAHDRSEFDYRRIFVSNPRVAGRRLGDLGLFERFDATVTRVRRGDDDFLPHDDMVLELGDRVRVVTRRDRMAQVTSFFGDSYRAVSEVDILTFSLGLALGLLLGTVPIPLPGGVTLKLGFAGGPLIVALILGTIGRSGGMVWSLPYSANMTLRQIGLVLFLAGIGTRAGYGFVSTLAKGGGVAIFAAGAVITCVTALLALWVGHKLLKIPMSLLIGMVAGLQTQPAVLGYALEQTGNDLPNIGYASVYPVATIGKILIVQVLLSLLM from the coding sequence ATGCTCAAGCTTCTGATCGACAACCCGCTCCTTCTCCTTTTCCTGGTGGCCGCCGTCGGCTACCCCCTCGGCCGGATCCGGATCCGCGGTTCGAGCCTCGGCGTCGCCTCGGTGCTCTTCGTCGGTCTCGCCATCGGCTCGATCCACCCCGAGTTGAAGCTCCCCGAGATCGTCTACGTCCTGGGGCTTGCCCTCTTCGTCTACACCATCGGTCTCTCCAGCGGACCGGCCTTCGTGGCGTCGCTGCGCCAGGATGGGGTCCGCAACAACCTCTTCGTTCTGGGCGGCATCGTCATAGCCGCGCTCCTCACCGTCGGCGCCCAGCGTCTCCTCGGCCTGTCGGGGAGCGTCACCGCCGGCCTCTTCGCGGGAAGCCTCACCAATACGCCGGCGCTGGCCGGGGCCCTGGAGACGATCAAGCACCTGGCCTCCCCCGGCCTCGTCGACCAGCTCCTGGCCGAGCCGGTGGTGGGGTATTCCATCGCCTACCCCATGGGGGTCATGGGGGTGGTGCTTGCCATCAGCCTCGTCCAGAAGCTCTGGCGCATCGACTACGCCGCGGAGGGGAAACGACTCAAGATTGCCGGCGCTGCCACCGAGGCGCTGCGGAGCGCCACCATCCGGGTCGCGTGGCCCGGCGCGGAGCGGCAGACCATCGCGGCCCTCTCGCGGCAGGAGAAATGGGACGTCATCTTCGGGAGGATCAAGCGGGGCGAGGCGTATCTCCTGGCGGGTCCCCAGGTCCGGCTGCAGCCGGGAGACCTCGTCATCGCCATCGGCACGGCATCGGAGCTGGACCGGGTGGCGGCGGTACTCGGCGAGGTGAGCGAGGAGGAGATTGCCCACGACCGGAGCGAATTCGACTACCGGCGGATCTTCGTCTCCAACCCGCGGGTGGCGGGCCGACGGCTCGGGGATCTCGGCCTCTTCGAGCGGTTCGACGCCACCGTCACGCGGGTTCGCCGGGGCGACGACGATTTCCTCCCCCATGACGACATGGTGCTGGAACTGGGGGACCGGGTCCGGGTAGTGACCCGGCGGGACCGGATGGCGCAGGTCACCTCCTTCTTCGGCGACTCCTACCGGGCCGTTTCAGAGGTCGACATCCTCACCTTCAGTCTCGGCCTCGCCCTGGGGCTCCTCCTCGGCACCGTGCCGATCCCTCTCCCCGGCGGGGTGACCCTCAAGCTTGGCTTTGCCGGCGGTCCCCTCATCGTGGCGCTCATCCTCGGCACCATCGGCCGCAGCGGCGGGATGGTCTGGAGCCTTCCCTACAGTGCCAACATGACCCTTCGCCAGATCGGCCTGGTGCTCTTCCTGGCCGGAATCGGCACCCGGGCCGGCTACGGCTTCGTCTCGACCCTCGCCAAGGGGGGAGGCGTCGCCATCTTCGCCGCCGGCGCGGTCATCACCTGCGTTACCGCTCTCCTTGCCCTCTGGGTGGGGCACAAGCTCCTGAAGATCCCCATGAGCCTCCTGATCGGCATGGTGGCCGGCCTCCAGACCCAGCCCGCCGTTCTCGGATACGCCCTGGAGCAGACCGGCAACGACCTGCCGAACATCGGCTACGCCTCGGTCTATCCGGTGGCGACCATCGGGAAGATCCTCATCGTGCAGGTACTCCTCTCGCTCCTCATGTAG
- a CDS encoding OmpA/MotB family protein translates to MVKRLAYLVLVACASCALSGCLVAESKYLKKVEEADTLSKDLSTLQEKYQALTAENATLKAQLAKATGEAAGLGKEKEKLIADNRELEKVLKAKSDSLSQSVSDLRQKVADLEGENGRLRAEIASTQKAKEEKVKEVSKTYEDLLDKMKSEISQGQVTISELKGKLTVNMVDAVLFDSGRAEVKPEGLQVLQKVVDILTEVKDKAIRIEGHTDNVQIVGNLTKKFPTNWELSAARAINVARFLQSRGIDPQVLSAVAYGEYKPVADNGTEEGKAKNRRIEIILVPKEAP, encoded by the coding sequence ATGGTGAAACGTCTCGCATACCTCGTACTCGTTGCCTGCGCCTCGTGTGCCCTTTCCGGCTGCCTCGTAGCGGAGAGCAAATATCTCAAGAAGGTGGAGGAGGCCGATACGCTCTCCAAGGACCTTTCGACGCTTCAGGAGAAATACCAGGCCTTGACGGCCGAGAACGCCACCCTGAAGGCGCAGCTGGCGAAGGCGACAGGGGAGGCGGCAGGCCTCGGGAAGGAGAAGGAGAAGCTCATCGCCGACAACCGGGAGCTGGAGAAGGTCCTGAAAGCCAAATCCGACAGCCTTTCCCAGTCCGTCTCCGACCTGCGGCAGAAGGTGGCCGATCTGGAGGGCGAGAACGGGCGCCTCAGGGCCGAGATCGCGTCGACCCAGAAGGCGAAGGAGGAAAAGGTCAAGGAGGTGAGCAAGACCTACGAGGACCTTCTCGACAAGATGAAGAGCGAGATATCCCAGGGGCAGGTCACCATCTCCGAGCTCAAGGGGAAGCTGACGGTGAACATGGTGGACGCCGTTCTTTTCGACTCCGGCAGGGCCGAGGTGAAGCCCGAAGGGCTCCAGGTGCTTCAGAAGGTGGTCGATATCCTCACGGAGGTGAAGGATAAGGCGATCCGGATCGAGGGGCATACCGACAACGTCCAGATCGTCGGCAACCTGACGAAGAAGTTTCCCACCAACTGGGAGCTCTCGGCGGCGCGGGCCATCAACGTTGCCCGTTTCCTCCAGAGCCGGGGCATCGACCCGCAGGTCCTGTCGGCGGTTGCCTATGGCGAGTATAAGCCGGTGGCCGACAATGGCACCGAAGAGGGAAAGGCGAAGAACCGGCGGATCGAGATCATCCTTGTGCCGAAGGAGGCTCCGTAG
- a CDS encoding DUF401 family protein, translating into MTDLLKTIAVLAVVVWLLRRKVHLGTVMVAGSLLLALLYLTPPLRFLFGVRTALVSPQSLEMTATLVFTMIMENILRTTGTLKRMVESLSELLPDPRLVMAAMPAMIGMLPSPGGAVFSAPMVREASARLSLPADQKAMINYWYRHIWEYVSPLYPGIILVAGLSHIPYQRIVLANAPFAVSVVCWGALFCFAGIGSIPAAAENRTGRGRALRTFLFTIAPIVATLAAVVLFRVNPVIAMGSVTALLYAGHRYRPSAILTSLRESVSLKALFLVFGIMIFQETLRVTGALDGISRFFAASGLPVLLIITAIPFLAGLMTGLTIAYVGITFPILMPLMGGDPPSLGLLALAFGSGFAGVMLSPVHLCLVLTREYFEADMSRVYRRLWIPQTLVLAAGAVPVYIFS; encoded by the coding sequence ATGACGGACCTCCTGAAAACGATCGCCGTCCTTGCTGTCGTGGTGTGGCTGCTGCGGCGCAAGGTCCATCTCGGGACGGTCATGGTCGCCGGATCGCTCCTCCTGGCCCTCCTTTACCTGACGCCGCCGCTGCGCTTTCTCTTCGGGGTCCGGACCGCCCTGGTCTCCCCCCAATCGCTGGAGATGACCGCCACCCTCGTCTTCACCATGATCATGGAAAACATCCTCCGCACTACGGGGACCCTGAAGCGGATGGTGGAGAGCCTCTCGGAGCTCCTTCCCGACCCCCGCCTCGTGATGGCGGCCATGCCGGCCATGATCGGGATGCTCCCGTCCCCCGGGGGGGCGGTGTTTTCCGCCCCCATGGTCCGCGAGGCGTCGGCCCGGCTCTCGCTCCCTGCCGACCAGAAGGCGATGATCAACTACTGGTACCGGCACATCTGGGAGTACGTCTCTCCGCTTTACCCCGGCATTATCCTCGTTGCCGGCCTCAGTCACATCCCCTACCAGCGGATCGTCCTCGCCAACGCCCCCTTCGCCGTCTCGGTGGTGTGCTGGGGGGCCTTGTTCTGCTTTGCCGGCATCGGCTCCATTCCCGCCGCCGCGGAGAACCGGACCGGCAGGGGGCGGGCGCTGCGGACCTTTCTCTTCACCATTGCTCCGATTGTGGCGACGCTCGCCGCCGTGGTGCTGTTCCGGGTGAATCCGGTGATCGCCATGGGGAGCGTCACGGCGCTCCTCTATGCCGGCCATCGCTACCGGCCGTCTGCCATCCTGACGTCCCTGCGGGAGAGCGTGTCGCTCAAGGCGCTCTTCCTCGTCTTCGGGATCATGATCTTTCAGGAGACCCTCCGGGTGACGGGGGCGCTGGACGGCATCTCCCGCTTCTTTGCCGCCAGCGGCCTCCCGGTGCTTCTCATCATCACCGCCATCCCGTTCCTGGCCGGCCTCATGACCGGCCTCACCATCGCCTACGTGGGGATCACCTTTCCGATCCTCATGCCGCTCATGGGGGGTGACCCCCCGTCGCTCGGCCTCCTCGCCCTTGCCTTCGGAAGCGGTTTCGCCGGGGTGATGCTCTCGCCGGTCCACCTCTGCCTGGTGCTGACCCGCGAATACTTCGAGGCGGACATGTCCCGGGTGTACCGTCGCCTCTGGATTCCCCAGACCCTTGTGCTTGCGGCAGGCGCGGTGCCGGTGTATATTTTCTCGTAG
- a CDS encoding Smr/MutS family protein, with the protein MKKKTHKTEQPGKKEPDFGSRPFSTLKGFQAEPARRAEPEKKAAPPPPPVSEPDDATLFLRAVSDAKPLAPRAAASVSPKHDAPRSAPAPAVDEGDQREFLAALSKLKLDVSFREGVPASGGMLRPLPVNRLRELKKGTIRIVRELDLHGLTREEAVQALERFVATAYRQGEKALLIITGKGNNSAGEPVLQGAVVGWLREKGKGMVAEFAPAPRDMGGSGALVVFLKRPDQKDG; encoded by the coding sequence ATGAAGAAGAAAACCCACAAAACCGAACAGCCCGGGAAAAAAGAGCCTGACTTCGGCAGCAGGCCCTTTTCGACCCTGAAGGGGTTCCAGGCCGAGCCGGCACGGCGGGCGGAGCCGGAGAAAAAAGCCGCTCCGCCTCCCCCCCCGGTGTCGGAGCCGGACGATGCGACCCTGTTTCTCCGCGCGGTCAGCGACGCGAAGCCCCTCGCTCCCCGTGCGGCGGCATCCGTCTCCCCGAAGCACGATGCCCCCCGGTCGGCCCCGGCGCCCGCGGTGGACGAAGGAGACCAGCGGGAATTCCTCGCCGCCCTCTCGAAGCTCAAGCTCGACGTCTCGTTCCGCGAGGGTGTGCCTGCCTCGGGGGGGATGCTGCGGCCGCTGCCGGTGAACCGCCTCCGAGAGCTGAAGAAGGGGACGATCCGGATCGTGAGGGAGCTCGATCTCCACGGCCTGACGCGGGAAGAGGCGGTGCAGGCGCTGGAACGTTTCGTTGCCACCGCCTACCGCCAGGGGGAGAAGGCGCTGCTCATCATCACCGGCAAGGGGAACAACTCCGCCGGCGAGCCGGTGCTGCAGGGGGCGGTGGTCGGCTGGCTCCGGGAGAAGGGGAAGGGGATGGTGGCCGAATTCGCTCCCGCCCCCCGCGATATGGGGGGGAGCGGGGCGTTGGTGGTCTTTCTGAAACGCCCCGACCAGAAGGACGGATAG
- a CDS encoding tetratricopeptide repeat protein produces MYNFLISGGIALVAILVIILSAGASSWWWAILVGLVLFGGSFLLISRIVMKKVLEVMETANRDLQAQRVDKSIRELKEAFRYSKWQMYVEGQINAQIGMIYYLKRDFSNAFPYLEKSFGKNWVAMGMLAITYMKRTKRDKMKETFEKAVQWSPKESLIWALYAYCWTECEDFGQAKDVLERGLKKLPGDEKLKANLEALQATKKMKMKVYGDMWLQFHLERQSVVMKQQAAAMGGMKRRIVRR; encoded by the coding sequence ATGTATAACTTTTTGATTTCCGGCGGCATCGCCCTGGTCGCAATCCTGGTCATCATCCTTTCCGCGGGCGCCTCTTCCTGGTGGTGGGCGATCCTCGTCGGCCTCGTCCTCTTCGGGGGATCGTTCCTGCTCATCTCCCGCATCGTCATGAAGAAGGTGCTGGAGGTGATGGAGACCGCGAACCGGGACCTCCAGGCGCAGCGTGTCGACAAGTCGATCCGCGAGCTCAAGGAGGCGTTCCGCTATTCCAAGTGGCAGATGTACGTCGAGGGGCAGATCAACGCCCAGATCGGCATGATCTACTACCTGAAGCGGGATTTCAGCAATGCCTTCCCGTACCTGGAGAAATCGTTTGGCAAGAACTGGGTCGCCATGGGGATGCTCGCCATCACTTACATGAAGCGCACCAAGCGCGACAAGATGAAGGAGACCTTTGAGAAGGCGGTGCAGTGGAGCCCGAAGGAGTCGCTCATCTGGGCGCTCTACGCCTACTGCTGGACCGAGTGCGAGGATTTCGGGCAGGCGAAGGACGTGCTGGAGCGCGGCCTCAAGAAGCTCCCCGGCGACGAGAAGCTGAAGGCGAACCTCGAAGCGCTCCAGGCCACGAAGAAGATGAAGATGAAGGTGTACGGCGACATGTGGCTGCAGTTCCACCTGGAGCGCCAGAGCGTCGTCATGAAGCAGCAGGCCGCCGCCATGGGCGGCATGAAGCGGCGGATCGTCCGGAGGTAG
- a CDS encoding methionine adenosyltransferase: MITIESHSGPSAAEHRVEIVERKGTGHPDSICDAVVDAISVALSRAYLRTFGQVLHHNIDKSLLAAGRVEKGFGGGRVTGPMELIIGDRATFAMGGEEIPVAEIAVDTARQWFRDNLRFVDPDEHVTFRLVLAPGSPELTDIFARPGAVRVANDTSAAVGYWPLSPTERAVLSLERFLNSPSFKERFPETGEDVKVMGLRTGTDLELTVAMPLIARFIGSEGEYFARREVIRRAIGSFVEALAGFGRREVSLNALDEPGRGLGGVYLSLLGTSAEDADSGQVGRGNRVNGIIALGRPLGTEAAAGKNPVSHVGKIYNVLAHRLARQICQEIEGIREASVLLLSRIGTPIDQPRMAAAQLRLEPGRRLTEVSGRAEEIIARGLAGIGEFCRELAEGRHPVC, encoded by the coding sequence ATGATCACCATCGAGAGCCATAGCGGGCCATCGGCCGCAGAACACCGGGTGGAAATCGTTGAGCGGAAGGGGACGGGGCATCCCGACTCCATCTGCGACGCGGTGGTGGACGCCATCTCGGTGGCACTCTCCCGCGCCTACCTGCGCACGTTCGGCCAGGTCCTCCACCACAACATCGACAAGAGCCTGCTGGCCGCCGGGCGCGTGGAAAAGGGGTTCGGCGGCGGACGCGTGACCGGTCCCATGGAGTTGATCATCGGCGACCGGGCCACCTTCGCCATGGGGGGGGAGGAGATCCCCGTGGCGGAGATCGCCGTGGACACCGCCCGGCAGTGGTTCCGGGACAACCTCCGCTTCGTGGACCCCGACGAACATGTGACCTTCCGGCTCGTCCTCGCCCCCGGCTCCCCGGAACTGACCGACATCTTCGCCCGCCCCGGCGCGGTCAGGGTTGCCAACGACACCTCCGCCGCCGTCGGCTACTGGCCCCTCTCCCCCACGGAGCGGGCGGTGCTCTCCCTGGAACGGTTCCTCAATTCGCCGTCGTTCAAGGAGCGCTTCCCCGAAACGGGGGAGGACGTCAAGGTGATGGGGCTGCGCACGGGAACCGACCTGGAACTGACCGTGGCGATGCCGCTCATCGCCCGGTTCATCGGCTCGGAGGGGGAGTACTTCGCGCGCCGGGAGGTCATCCGCAGGGCGATCGGCTCCTTCGTGGAGGCGCTGGCCGGCTTCGGACGCCGGGAGGTCAGTCTGAACGCCCTGGACGAGCCGGGGCGGGGGCTTGGGGGGGTCTATCTCTCGCTCCTCGGCACCTCGGCTGAGGATGCCGACTCAGGGCAGGTGGGACGGGGCAACCGGGTGAACGGGATCATCGCCCTGGGTCGCCCCCTCGGTACCGAGGCGGCCGCCGGCAAGAACCCGGTGAGCCACGTGGGGAAAATCTACAACGTCCTGGCCCACCGCCTCGCCCGGCAGATCTGCCAGGAGATCGAGGGGATCCGGGAGGCGTCGGTCCTGCTGCTGAGCAGGATCGGCACCCCCATTGACCAGCCGCGGATGGCTGCAGCCCAGCTGCGGCTGGAGCCGGGCCGGCGGCTCACCGAGGTGAGTGGCAGGGCGGAGGAGATCATCGCACGGGGGCTGGCGGGGATCGGTGAATTCTGCCGGGAGCTGGCGGAGGGGCGACACCCGGTCTGCTGA
- a CDS encoding autotransporter outer membrane beta-barrel domain-containing protein — MMKRIIGTIAVFAALTASSATAAGFEEFSLYPTIQYFTWKEYDSGGARLLKEDGPLFGVGGTATLDLHDNFLFLRGKAELFGGQVDYDGQTTDTDPRFDRLPVKSDVNYFGGKIETDFSWRLPGPDGSLEPFAGLGYRHWLRNIEASSTQTRDAIPVAVQTSSATEEWLSLYARLGVRGTYRLSDSVRISLEGGARYPFLNRNYAEAFGQNVTLEPRGSWSAFGELSTQFGRFRPAVYYEGFRFGKSPTVAAYDPVNAQLVGILQPESSADIIGFSFSFLFR; from the coding sequence ATGATGAAGCGGATAATCGGAACCATCGCGGTTTTCGCGGCGCTCACGGCATCCTCCGCCACCGCCGCAGGATTCGAGGAGTTCTCGCTCTACCCCACCATCCAGTACTTCACCTGGAAGGAGTACGACAGCGGCGGTGCGCGCCTGCTGAAGGAGGATGGCCCCCTCTTCGGGGTGGGAGGGACGGCGACCCTCGACCTTCACGACAACTTCCTCTTCCTGAGAGGAAAGGCGGAACTGTTCGGCGGTCAGGTCGACTACGACGGACAGACCACCGACACCGACCCCCGCTTCGACCGCCTTCCCGTCAAGAGCGACGTCAACTACTTCGGCGGGAAGATCGAGACCGATTTCTCCTGGCGCCTTCCGGGGCCCGACGGCTCCCTGGAGCCCTTTGCCGGCCTCGGCTACCGCCACTGGCTGCGCAACATAGAGGCATCGTCCACCCAGACCCGCGACGCCATCCCGGTCGCCGTGCAGACCTCCTCGGCCACCGAGGAGTGGCTCAGCCTCTACGCCCGCCTCGGCGTTCGTGGCACCTACCGCCTCTCCGACTCGGTCCGCATCTCCCTGGAGGGGGGTGCCCGGTACCCGTTCCTCAACCGCAACTACGCCGAAGCCTTCGGCCAGAACGTGACCCTTGAGCCCCGCGGCTCATGGTCGGCCTTTGGGGAGCTGAGTACGCAGTTCGGCCGCTTCCGGCCGGCCGTCTACTACGAAGGATTCCGGTTCGGCAAGTCCCCCACGGTTGCCGCCTACGATCCGGTCAACGCCCAGCTGGTGGGGATTCTCCAGCCCGAATCTTCAGCGGACATCATCGGCTTCAGCTTCAGTTTCCTCTTCCGGTAA
- a CDS encoding Rne/Rng family ribonuclease, translating into MAKKMLINVMHPEEARVAIVEEGKLVDLDIEIAGSEQTRGNIYKGVVVRVEPGLQAAFVDIGLKRLGFLQMGEIHPSFWQWRSDIPEEQRSRRPRIQEILRRGQELVVQVEKGERDMKGAALTSYLSLPGRYMVLMPGSDSAGISRKVESESDRKKLKEKVAEMEIPEGLGYIVRTEALGKTKTELAKDLQYLIKLHDTIQEKAADTKGPALIYQESNLVIRTIRDYFTAEIDEVLVDSKDVYKQARDFFKQTMPKFEKLVKMHQEKRPIFSRYQIEEQIDLIYEKKVPLKSGGSIVIEPTEALVSIDVNSGKSTGEKGVEDTAFKTNLEAAEEAARQLRLRDLGGLIVLDFIDMRDKKHIAAVEKTLKAALKSDKARVTVGRISQFGMLEMSRQRIRQTLDQASVLECPHCSGRGKVKSVESMALSFLRKVHAAAAKGTVAEVQGGLPLEVAYYLLNRKRGELAQIESDYDIVVTVKGKTSLLMNQVELELVKRERPLSAELAPEAAEPVERKERAPKEVAAGEEPAEAAEGKKKRRRSRKKGGAEEPLETEAAAEAAEETVVEEPSEEHEAEETEAGAEPPAAEGARKKRKRRRRRGKKPPVEGAESAAEGAEGVPAEEAVQPAPETEGTEEEAPAADEAKKKRRRRRRRGGKRGAEEGMAATGEEAASEGPAAEIEPPVVPAVPEPAPEAVPATAKPKKPRASRAKKSVPAEEAAEPAAAAPAAPPAEAPEVAAEPPAPKKRAPRKKKEVPAEEAVTAAPAEEPAPEGGETPKKKRAPRKKKEPTPEEPSA; encoded by the coding sequence ATGGCAAAGAAGATGCTCATCAACGTGATGCATCCGGAAGAGGCCCGCGTCGCCATCGTCGAAGAAGGCAAGCTGGTCGATCTGGACATCGAGATCGCCGGGAGCGAACAGACCCGCGGCAACATCTACAAGGGGGTGGTGGTCCGGGTGGAACCGGGGCTCCAGGCCGCCTTCGTCGACATCGGACTCAAGAGGCTCGGCTTCCTCCAGATGGGGGAGATCCACCCCTCCTTCTGGCAGTGGCGCAGCGACATCCCCGAGGAGCAGCGCAGCCGCCGGCCGCGCATTCAGGAGATCCTCCGCCGGGGGCAGGAACTGGTGGTCCAGGTGGAAAAGGGGGAACGGGACATGAAGGGGGCGGCCCTCACCTCCTACCTGTCGCTGCCGGGGCGGTACATGGTGCTCATGCCAGGGAGCGACTCCGCCGGCATCTCCCGCAAGGTGGAGAGCGAGTCCGACCGGAAGAAGCTGAAGGAGAAGGTGGCGGAGATGGAGATCCCCGAGGGGCTCGGCTACATTGTCCGGACCGAGGCCCTCGGCAAGACCAAGACCGAGCTCGCCAAGGACCTCCAGTACCTCATCAAGCTCCACGACACCATCCAGGAGAAGGCCGCCGACACCAAGGGGCCGGCCCTCATCTACCAGGAATCGAACCTGGTGATCCGCACCATCCGCGACTACTTCACCGCCGAAATCGACGAGGTGCTCGTCGACAGCAAGGATGTCTACAAGCAGGCCCGGGACTTCTTCAAGCAGACGATGCCCAAGTTCGAGAAGCTCGTGAAGATGCACCAGGAGAAGCGCCCCATCTTCTCCCGCTACCAGATCGAGGAGCAGATCGACCTGATCTACGAAAAGAAGGTGCCGCTGAAGTCCGGCGGCTCCATCGTCATCGAGCCGACGGAGGCGCTGGTCTCCATCGACGTCAACTCCGGCAAGTCCACCGGCGAGAAGGGGGTGGAGGACACCGCCTTCAAGACCAACCTGGAGGCCGCCGAAGAGGCGGCGCGGCAACTCCGGCTCCGGGACCTGGGCGGGCTCATCGTGCTCGACTTCATCGACATGCGGGACAAGAAGCATATCGCGGCGGTGGAGAAGACCCTCAAGGCGGCCCTCAAGAGCGACAAGGCGCGGGTCACCGTGGGACGCATCTCCCAGTTCGGGATGCTCGAGATGTCGCGCCAGCGGATCCGCCAGACCCTGGATCAGGCCAGCGTCCTCGAATGCCCCCACTGCTCCGGCCGGGGGAAGGTGAAATCGGTGGAGAGCATGGCCCTCTCCTTCCTGCGCAAGGTCCACGCCGCCGCCGCCAAGGGGACCGTGGCCGAGGTGCAGGGGGGACTTCCGCTGGAGGTGGCCTACTACCTCCTCAACCGCAAGAGGGGCGAACTGGCCCAGATCGAGAGCGACTACGACATCGTCGTCACCGTCAAGGGAAAGACCTCCCTCCTCATGAACCAGGTGGAGCTGGAGCTGGTCAAGCGGGAGAGACCGCTTTCGGCCGAGCTGGCCCCGGAAGCGGCCGAACCCGTCGAGCGGAAGGAGCGGGCGCCGAAGGAGGTGGCCGCGGGAGAGGAGCCGGCGGAAGCCGCGGAAGGGAAGAAGAAGCGGCGCCGGAGCAGGAAGAAGGGGGGCGCCGAAGAGCCCCTGGAGACGGAAGCGGCCGCAGAAGCCGCCGAGGAGACCGTCGTCGAAGAACCGTCCGAAGAGCACGAGGCGGAGGAGACGGAGGCCGGAGCCGAGCCCCCCGCCGCGGAAGGAGCCCGGAAGAAGCGGAAACGCCGGCGTCGGCGCGGCAAGAAGCCACCGGTTGAAGGTGCCGAGAGTGCTGCCGAAGGGGCAGAAGGAGTCCCGGCCGAGGAAGCGGTCCAGCCCGCACCCGAAACGGAAGGGACCGAAGAGGAGGCTCCCGCCGCCGACGAGGCGAAGAAAAAACGCCGGCGGCGCCGCCGGCGCGGCGGAAAGCGAGGCGCCGAGGAGGGGATGGCGGCCACGGGCGAAGAAGCGGCGAGCGAGGGACCGGCGGCAGAGATCGAGCCCCCCGTCGTTCCGGCCGTCCCGGAACCCGCCCCCGAGGCGGTCCCGGCGACTGCAAAGCCGAAGAAGCCGCGGGCGTCCCGGGCGAAGAAGAGCGTACCTGCAGAAGAAGCGGCCGAACCGGCGGCAGCGGCGCCGGCCGCTCCCCCCGCCGAAGCCCCCGAAGTGGCGGCAGAACCCCCCGCGCCGAAGAAGCGGGCACCCCGGAAGAAGAAAGAGGTCCCCGCCGAGGAGGCGGTCACCGCGGCACCGGCAGAAGAGCCGGCGCCGGAGGGAGGGGAAACGCCAAAGAAGAAGCGGGCACCGCGCAAGAAGAAGGAACCGACGCCGGAAGAGCCGTCGGCCTGA